The Echeneis naucrates chromosome 10, fEcheNa1.1, whole genome shotgun sequence genome has a window encoding:
- the LOC115050404 gene encoding protein eva-1 homolog C: MTTWGFFVSVILLSLLLALKIHTAHAAPNFSLYLHSILKNHTAHACEGDTLIIDCPSRTSVAVLSAFYGRRVPNQYLCPSANPNTTVEEDTTCISPIATEKVVSECQDQRSCHIPVLSPVFGHDPCPLTSKYLLVSYKCRPEHHRTRLVCENERLRLMCKNETVLAIYSATFGHLLHGSPHCPQETAGSQTDMECLSPSALRKVSRRCHGRANCSVQADTLTFGDPCFPGTRKHLRVSFTCVPRYLLEDVGRGSTDPFMIEDYTHGGWYTGPTYRHETVLLTNSLEIIEKILGLPEKVALYFVSGICAGLVFLLCLFGVRSTLVRDVKDLISDLNYELKESHKQRKELMEDLYDDEISDTSSFCRLTQSYRTTDIFSPSTLTVEMVDRGAEQTRDVANGDIWPHRDSSPYAIHKIKTYNN; encoded by the exons ATGACAACATGGGGTTTCTTCGTGTCTGTcattcttctgtctctcctcctggCTCTGAAGATACATACCGCACATGCAGCTCCCAATTTCTCTC TTTATCTTCACAGTATTCTGAAGAACCACACGGCTCATGCATGTGAAGGAGACACGCTCATCATTGATTGCCCTTCCAGGACGTCGGTGGCAGTCCTATCAGCTTTCTATGGACGACGCGTTCCTAACCAGTATTTATGCCCCTCTGCAAATCCCAACACAACTGTGGAGGAGGACACAACATGCATTTCACCAATTGCTACAGAG AAAGTGGTTTCAGAGTGTCAGGACCAGCGTTCCTGTCACATCCCCGTCCTCAGTCCAGTGTTTGGACACGACCCCTGTCCGCTCACCAGCAAATACCTCCTAGTCTCCTACAAGTGCAGACCAG AACACCACCGTACAAGacttgtgtgtgaaaatgagcGCCTCAGGCTGATGTGTAAAAATGAGACTGTACTGGCCATCTACTCTGCCACGTTTGGACACCTCCTGCACGGCAGCCCTCACTGCCCCCAGGAAACTGCTGGATCACAAACTGACATGG AGTGTCTGTCACCATCTGCTCTGAGGAAAGTGTCACGCAGGTGTCACGGCAGAGCAAACTGCTCAGTCCAAGCAGATACTCTAACCTTTGGGGACCCCTGTTTCCCCGGCACCAGGAAACATCTGCGTGTGTCCTTCACTTGTG TTCCCCGATATCTTCTGGAAGATGTGGGTCGAGGGTCGACCGATCCTTTCATGATTGAGGACTACACTCATG GTGGATGGTACACTGGCCCCACCTACAGGCATGAAACTGTGCTCTTAACCAACTCTCTGGAGATCATTGAAAAAATTTTGG GTCTGCCAGAGAAAGTGGCTCTGTATTTTGTTTCTGGGATCTGCGCTGGTCTGGTTTTCCTGCTCTGCCTGTTTGGTGTACGCTCCACACTAGTGAGGGATGTGAAAGATCTGATTTCTGACTTGAACTATGAGCTGAAAGAATCTCACAAACAGCGTAAGGAGCTCATGGAGGACCTCTACGATGACGAGATATCAGACACGTCGTCCTTCTGTCGACTCACACAATCCTACCGAACAACAGACATCTTCAGTCCTTCAACGCTGACGGTGGAGATGGTTGATCGAGGGGCAGAACAGACGAGAGACGTGGCCAATGGAGACATCTGGCCACATCGAGATTCCAGCCCTTATGCCATTCACAAGATTAAAACCTACAACAACTGA